Proteins encoded together in one Bos indicus isolate NIAB-ARS_2022 breed Sahiwal x Tharparkar chromosome 3, NIAB-ARS_B.indTharparkar_mat_pri_1.0, whole genome shotgun sequence window:
- the PGLYRP4 gene encoding peptidoglycan recognition protein 4, translating to MLWWLLVFSTLGLGAWGDSSWDKIQDKHLSKGLQDLLGNISQLIEKDKRGLSGVSTMVSRKQWGADAIGCSAQLALPVDFLVTHHIPGLDCQNQTSCSQRLRELQGHHVRNGWCDVAYNFLVGDDGRVYEGVGWNVQGVHTQGYNNISLGLAFFGTSKGHSPSPAALSAMEGLISSAVCKGHLSPVYVQPLLVKGESCLSPQQNASLKEACPLIVQRSAWDAREAHCPKMNQPAQYVIIIHTAGRTCNKSDECHVLVQDIQSSFMDRWESCDIGYNFLVGQDGIIYEGVGWSVQGSHTSGYNDIALGLAFMGTFSGSPPNAAALEAAQNLIRCSVVKGHLVPDYLLVGHSDVTNVLSPGRALYNIIKTWPHFRH from the exons ATGCTATGGTGGCTTCTTGTCTTCTCCACTCTGGGTCTCGGGGCCTGGG GTGATTCCTCCTGGGATAAAATACAAGATAAAcacctgtccaagggacttcagGACCTGCTTGGCAACATCTCCcagctcattgaaaaagacaaaCGGGGTCTCAGTG GTGTCTCCACCATGGTGTCTCGCAAGCAGTGGGGGGCAGACGCCATTGGCTGCAGTGCCCAGCTGGCCCTGCCGGTGGACTTCCTTGTCACGCACCACATTCCTGGGCTGGACTGTCAAAACCAGACCTCGTGCAGTCAGAGGCTGCGGGAGCTGCAGGGCCATCACGTGCGCAACGGCTGGTGTGACGTAGCCTACAA CTTCCTGGTTGGGGATGATGGCAGGGTGTATGAAGGTGTTGGCTGGAATGTCCAAGGTGTGCACACCCAGGGCTACAACAATATTTCCCTGGGCCTTGCCTTCTTTGGCACCAGCAAAG GCCACAGCCCTAGCCCTGCCGCCCTGTCAGCCATGGAAGGTTTGATCTCCTCTGCTGTCTGCAAGGGCCACCTGTCACCCGTGTATGTTCAGCCACTCCTTGTGAAAGGCGAGAGCTGCCTGTCCCCTCAGCAGAATGCAAGTCTCAAGGAAG CTTGCCCACTTATTGTCCAGCGGTCTGCTTGGGATGCCAGGGAGGCCCACTGCCCCAAGATGAACCAGCCAGCTCAGTATGTCATCATTATCCACACCGCGGGGCGAACCTGCAACAAGTCTGATGAATGCCATGTGCTGGTCCAAGATATCCAGTCCTCCTTCATGGATAGATGGGAGTCGTGTGATATTGGGTACAA CTTCCTTGTGGGCCAGGATGGCATCATCTATGAAGGAGTAGGCTGGAGTGTCCAAGGTTCCCACACCTCTGGCTACAATGACATTGCCCTGGGCCTCGCCTTTATGGGCACCTTCTCTG GTTCCCCGCCCAATGCCGCAGCGCTGGAGGCAGCCCAGAATCTGATCCGGTGTTCCGTGGTCAAGGGGCACCTGGTCCCCGACTACCTGCTGGTGGGGCACAGTGATGTGACCAACGTTCTGTCTCCTGGGCGGGCTTTGTACAACATCATTAAGACTTGGCCTCATTTCAGACACTAG